One stretch of Streptomyces sp. NBC_00443 DNA includes these proteins:
- a CDS encoding YfbM family protein has protein sequence MGVSISFISATTEELDRAAAEPDWADEYLFELYGENPPMPDRPDGGPDKAFGGLQFLFDEAEISLEFVMDGFQIRDAGTLFGWTVEQIDSVARELRATPWERLAAHYDAERMGKEDVYPNMWRFDPEGQLEWLEGAYEELVEFFGAAADRGLGAFMTFSF, from the coding sequence ATGGGCGTCAGCATTTCATTCATCAGCGCGACGACGGAGGAGCTGGACAGGGCGGCGGCGGAACCGGATTGGGCAGACGAGTACCTCTTCGAGCTGTACGGCGAGAACCCTCCGATGCCGGACCGTCCCGACGGCGGCCCGGACAAGGCGTTCGGCGGCCTTCAGTTCCTGTTCGACGAGGCCGAGATATCACTCGAGTTCGTGATGGACGGGTTCCAGATCCGGGACGCCGGCACCCTGTTCGGGTGGACCGTGGAACAGATAGACAGCGTGGCACGGGAGCTGCGGGCGACTCCGTGGGAGCGGCTGGCGGCCCACTACGACGCGGAGCGGATGGGGAAGGAGGATGTGTACCCCAACATGTGGCGGTTCGACCCCGAGGGGCAGCTGGAGTGGCTGGAGGGGGCATACGAGGAACTTGTCGAGTTCTTCGGCGCGGCGGCCGACCGCGGCCTCGGAGCGTTCATGACCTTCAGCTTCTGA
- a CDS encoding GOLPH3/VPS74 family protein → MNTARDLAIVALDMAPDRPVGQGELSLALAAAEVLDLIEAGALVLDDERITPSAQAPTGDRLLDEAASSLVRQEPYESVEDWLWRRGRGLSSAYVADLESMGLTARPRAHRISLRAGRSVPVDSAARQQAEERWASGEPVLAALAAAAGLHDMTDDVPDDLTDETVTTVLAAVGNAVVELEAVRQRRAIEDAAFDNVWRGF, encoded by the coding sequence ATGAACACCGCACGTGACCTCGCGATCGTCGCGCTGGACATGGCGCCCGACCGCCCCGTGGGCCAGGGCGAGCTGTCGCTCGCGCTCGCGGCGGCCGAAGTTCTCGACCTCATCGAGGCCGGCGCCCTCGTCCTCGACGACGAACGCATCACGCCGAGCGCGCAGGCGCCGACGGGCGACAGGCTGCTGGACGAGGCAGCCTCGTCACTCGTACGGCAGGAGCCGTACGAGTCGGTCGAGGACTGGCTGTGGCGCCGGGGGCGCGGACTGTCCTCGGCCTATGTCGCGGATCTGGAGAGCATGGGGCTCACGGCCCGGCCGCGGGCCCACCGGATCTCGCTGCGGGCCGGGCGGTCGGTGCCGGTCGACTCGGCGGCCCGGCAGCAGGCCGAGGAGCGCTGGGCGTCGGGCGAGCCCGTCCTCGCGGCGCTGGCCGCCGCCGCCGGGTTGCACGACATGACCGACGACGTCCCTGACGACCTCACCGACGAGACGGTCACGACCGTTCTCGCCGCCGTCGGAAACGCGGTCGTGGAGCTGGAGGCCGTACGGCAACGGCGGGCGATCGAGGATGCCGCGTTCGACAACGTGTGGCGCGGTTTCTAG
- a CDS encoding NUDIX hydrolase family protein, whose product MTETTPGWLPSDELEMARARMPILYVEAVPVRVDDSGEVTSIGLLLRIGPDGTVSRTLVSGRVLHHERVRDALLRHLEKDLGPVALPRVPTSLQPFTVAEYFPTHGVTPYHDPRQHAVSLAYVVPVTGDCRPRQDALDLVWFSPQEALSPAVQSEMPGGHGVLLKQALAHVGCVI is encoded by the coding sequence ATGACCGAGACCACGCCCGGCTGGCTGCCCTCCGACGAGCTGGAGATGGCACGCGCACGCATGCCGATCCTGTACGTCGAGGCAGTGCCGGTGCGGGTCGACGACAGCGGCGAGGTCACCAGCATCGGCCTGCTGCTGCGCATCGGACCGGACGGAACAGTCAGCAGGACCCTTGTCTCCGGCCGCGTGCTGCACCACGAGCGCGTCCGCGACGCCCTTCTGCGGCACCTGGAGAAGGACCTCGGCCCGGTGGCTCTCCCCCGGGTCCCGACCTCACTCCAGCCCTTCACCGTCGCCGAGTACTTCCCGACGCACGGCGTCACGCCGTACCACGACCCGCGTCAGCACGCGGTCTCCCTCGCCTACGTCGTCCCGGTCACCGGCGACTGCCGGCCCCGCCAGGACGCCCTCGACCTGGTCTGGTTCAGCCCGCAGGAGGCCCTGTCCCCGGCGGTGCAGAGCGAGATGCCGGGCGGCCACGGGGTGCTGCTGAAGCAGGCGCTGGCGCATGTGGGCTGCGTGATCTGA
- a CDS encoding GNAT family N-acetyltransferase, whose product MIVTRLDEGQLLGQVEDLAGLLVDTVEDRASVGFLAPLDRTAAMAWWKERAAAVAAGQWAVWVAREGERTIGTVSLAFPDKPNSRHRAELVKLMVHRDTRGQGLGRRLLTTAEEAAIRAGVTLLHLDTETGSLAERLYGAAGWTRAGVIPDYAANPDGALRPTTIYFKRL is encoded by the coding sequence GTGATCGTGACGCGCCTGGACGAAGGCCAACTGCTGGGCCAGGTGGAGGACTTGGCCGGCCTGTTGGTGGACACGGTGGAGGACAGGGCATCCGTCGGGTTCCTGGCCCCCCTTGACCGTACGGCGGCCATGGCCTGGTGGAAGGAGCGCGCGGCGGCCGTGGCCGCCGGGCAGTGGGCGGTGTGGGTGGCACGCGAGGGCGAGCGAACCATCGGCACGGTCAGCCTGGCCTTCCCCGACAAGCCCAACAGCCGCCACCGGGCCGAACTGGTCAAGCTGATGGTGCACCGGGACACGCGGGGACAGGGCCTCGGCCGCAGACTCCTGACGACCGCGGAAGAGGCGGCGATCCGGGCCGGAGTGACCCTCCTCCACCTCGACACCGAGACCGGCAGCCTCGCCGAGCGGCTGTACGGCGCGGCCGGCTGGACCCGGGCCGGGGTGATCCCGGACTACGCGGCGAACCCGGACGGAGCGCTGCGGCCGACGACGATCTACTTCAAGCGCCTGTGA
- the rox gene encoding rifampin monooxygenase, whose protein sequence is MIDVIIAGGGPTGMMLAGELRLHGVHVLVLEKQPEPTRVVRSLGLHMRSVEVMDQRGLLERFLAHGQQYRVGGFFAGIDKPWPDGLDTAHPYTLGIPQTITDRLLAEHAAEVGAEIRRGCELVGLDQDDDAVTAELADGTRLRSRYLVGCDGGRSTVRKLLGVGFPGEPATVETLLGEMEVAVPQETLMSVMAEVRRTQKRFGFMPLGDGVYRVVVPAEGLAEDRSVPPAFEEVREQLRAVAGTDFGVHSPRWLSRFGDATRQAERYRSGRVLLAGDAAHIHPPTGGQGLNLGIQDAFNLGWKLAAELGGWAPDGLLDSYQSERHSVAADVLDNTRAQMHLMSTELGPQSVRRLVSQLMDFEEVNRYLIEKITAIGVHYDFGEGHELLGRRLRDVKLKQGRLYERMRGGRGLLLDRTGRLSAAGWSDRVDHVVDAGEELDVPAVLLRPDGHVAWAGEDQQELLGRLPRWFGAATG, encoded by the coding sequence ATGATCGACGTGATCATTGCGGGCGGCGGTCCGACCGGCATGATGCTGGCCGGGGAGCTGCGGCTGCACGGCGTGCATGTGCTCGTGCTGGAGAAGCAGCCGGAGCCGACCAGGGTGGTGCGCTCACTCGGTCTGCACATGCGCAGCGTCGAGGTGATGGACCAGCGGGGTCTGCTGGAGCGGTTCCTCGCGCACGGGCAGCAGTACCGGGTCGGTGGCTTCTTCGCCGGCATCGACAAGCCCTGGCCCGACGGGCTGGACACCGCGCATCCCTACACCCTCGGTATCCCGCAGACCATCACCGACCGCCTGCTCGCCGAGCACGCCGCCGAGGTCGGCGCCGAGATCCGTCGCGGCTGCGAGCTGGTCGGGCTGGACCAGGACGACGACGCGGTGACCGCCGAGCTGGCCGACGGCACACGGCTGCGCTCTCGCTACCTGGTCGGCTGCGACGGCGGCCGCAGCACGGTGCGCAAGCTGCTCGGCGTCGGCTTTCCCGGCGAGCCCGCCACGGTGGAGACGTTGCTGGGCGAGATGGAGGTGGCCGTACCGCAGGAGACGCTGATGTCGGTGATGGCCGAAGTCCGCAGGACCCAGAAGCGGTTCGGCTTCATGCCTCTCGGCGACGGGGTCTACCGGGTCGTCGTGCCTGCCGAGGGGCTGGCCGAGGACCGCTCGGTCCCGCCGGCCTTCGAGGAGGTCCGGGAACAGCTGCGGGCGGTCGCCGGCACCGACTTCGGCGTCCACTCACCGCGCTGGCTGTCCCGCTTCGGCGACGCCACCCGGCAGGCCGAGCGCTACCGGTCCGGCCGTGTGCTGCTGGCCGGCGACGCGGCGCACATCCACCCGCCGACCGGCGGCCAGGGCCTCAACCTCGGCATCCAGGACGCGTTCAACCTCGGCTGGAAACTGGCCGCCGAGCTGGGCGGCTGGGCACCGGACGGGCTGCTGGACAGCTATCAGAGCGAACGGCACTCGGTGGCGGCCGACGTGCTGGACAACACCCGTGCGCAGATGCACCTGATGTCCACCGAACTGGGTCCGCAGTCGGTGCGCCGACTGGTGTCGCAGCTGATGGACTTCGAGGAGGTGAACCGCTACCTGATCGAGAAGATCACCGCCATCGGGGTCCACTACGACTTCGGCGAGGGCCACGAACTGCTCGGCCGACGGCTGCGGGACGTGAAGCTGAAGCAGGGCCGCCTCTACGAGCGGATGCGCGGCGGCCGCGGACTCCTGCTCGACCGGACAGGGCGGCTCTCGGCGGCGGGCTGGTCGGATCGGGTCGACCACGTCGTCGACGCCGGCGAGGAACTGGACGTGCCCGCGGTGCTGCTGCGGCCGGACGGCCATGTGGCCTGGGCCGGCGAGGATCAGCAGGAGCTGCTCGGCCGGCTGCCGCGGTGGTTCGGCGCCGCAACCGGATGA
- a CDS encoding amidohydrolase family protein: MDATGPVHEALAALPLVDHHCHGIVTADLDREGFESLLTEGEPWPGSSSFDTPVGVAVRRHCAPLLDLPRHAPADAYLARRAELGRREVDRRLLAAAGTEVFCVDTGYTPQRLTTPRELAETADATAYEVVRLEAVAEELAARGVEPDAYASAFRTAAEEAVRRPGVVAVKSVAAYRTGFDLNPARPSDSLVTAAAGQWLANGGRLTDPVLVRHLLWTAVDLGRPLQLHTGFGDNDIRLHRVDPTHLTDWLHLIKGTIPVLLLHCWPYQRQAAYLAAVFEEVYLDVGLTLHHVGPARSRAILAEAMEITPFRKLLYASDAYGLAEFYQLGALAFRRGLGELLQDRVDADELGLPDALRIAAWAAGDNARRLYGLPAPEPDPAPEPRPPRD; encoded by the coding sequence GTGGACGCCACCGGGCCGGTCCACGAGGCGCTCGCGGCGCTGCCGCTGGTGGACCACCACTGCCACGGGATCGTCACCGCCGACCTGGACAGGGAGGGCTTCGAGTCCCTGCTCACCGAGGGCGAGCCCTGGCCGGGCAGCTCGTCCTTCGACACTCCGGTCGGCGTGGCCGTACGCCGCCACTGCGCACCCCTGCTGGATCTGCCGCGGCACGCCCCCGCCGACGCGTATCTGGCCCGGCGTGCGGAGCTGGGCCGGCGCGAGGTGGACCGACGGCTGCTCGCCGCCGCCGGAACGGAGGTGTTCTGCGTCGACACCGGCTACACCCCGCAGCGCCTCACCACACCCCGGGAACTGGCGGAGACCGCCGACGCGACCGCGTACGAGGTCGTACGGCTGGAGGCGGTCGCCGAAGAGCTGGCGGCGCGGGGGGTCGAACCGGATGCCTACGCCTCCGCTTTCCGCACAGCGGCGGAGGAGGCCGTACGGCGTCCGGGAGTGGTGGCCGTGAAGTCGGTGGCCGCCTACCGGACCGGCTTCGACCTGAACCCGGCGCGCCCGTCGGACTCGCTGGTCACCGCGGCGGCCGGGCAGTGGCTGGCGAACGGCGGCCGCCTGACCGACCCGGTTCTGGTCCGCCACCTCCTGTGGACGGCGGTCGATCTGGGACGCCCCCTCCAACTCCACACCGGGTTCGGCGACAACGACATCCGACTGCACCGCGTGGACCCGACCCACCTGACGGACTGGCTGCACCTCATCAAGGGCACGATTCCGGTGCTGCTCCTGCACTGCTGGCCCTATCAGCGCCAGGCCGCCTATCTGGCGGCGGTCTTCGAGGAGGTGTACCTCGACGTCGGCCTCACCCTGCACCACGTCGGCCCCGCCCGGTCCCGGGCGATCCTGGCGGAGGCGATGGAGATCACCCCCTTCCGCAAGCTGCTGTACGCCTCCGACGCGTATGGTCTGGCGGAGTTCTACCAGCTCGGCGCACTGGCGTTCCGCCGCGGCCTGGGCGAACTGCTCCAGGACCGGGTGGACGCCGACGAACTGGGCCTGCCGGACGCGCTGCGGATCGCGGCGTGGGCGGCCGGCGACAACGCCCGCCGCCTCTACGGACTTCCCGCCCCCGAACCCGACCCCGCCCCCGAGCCCCGCCCGCCTCGCGACTGA
- a CDS encoding LysR family transcriptional regulator, with translation MIEARRLHILRAVADHRTVTAAAAALYLTPSAVSQQLAALEQETGHRLVERGAKGVRLTPAGEILLSHTNAVLAQLERAEAELAAYSSGAAGTVTVASFATGIALVVAPAVARLAGTSPGIRIRVQDAEGDASLPMVLDRQVDIAVAVEYRGAPPADDPRLAHVPLYAEPFDAVVPVSHRLADAAEVPLAKLAKDPWIGQYPGNPCHDVVVLACENAGFQPRLEHSSDDFRAVVALASADAGVALVPRSALRGMDLAGVVVRPVDGVAPTRRVFAAVRRGAEEHPLIRPVLDALGEVAGQ, from the coding sequence ATGATCGAAGCGCGGCGGCTCCACATCCTCCGTGCGGTGGCCGACCACCGCACCGTGACGGCGGCTGCCGCCGCGCTGTATCTCACGCCCTCCGCGGTCTCCCAGCAGCTCGCGGCCCTGGAGCAGGAGACGGGCCACCGTCTGGTGGAACGCGGCGCGAAAGGCGTACGGCTGACCCCGGCCGGTGAGATCCTGCTCAGCCACACCAACGCCGTCCTCGCCCAGCTGGAGCGGGCGGAGGCCGAGCTCGCGGCGTACAGCTCGGGCGCGGCCGGCACGGTCACGGTCGCCTCCTTCGCCACCGGCATCGCCCTGGTCGTCGCGCCCGCGGTGGCCCGTCTCGCCGGGACGTCCCCCGGCATCCGTATCCGCGTCCAGGACGCCGAGGGTGACGCCAGCCTGCCGATGGTGCTGGACCGGCAGGTCGACATCGCGGTGGCCGTCGAGTACCGGGGGGCGCCGCCCGCCGACGACCCCCGCCTCGCGCACGTACCGCTGTACGCCGAGCCCTTCGACGCGGTCGTCCCGGTGAGCCACCGGTTGGCAGACGCGGCCGAGGTCCCGCTGGCGAAGCTGGCGAAGGATCCGTGGATCGGTCAGTACCCCGGCAATCCCTGCCACGACGTGGTCGTCCTGGCCTGCGAGAACGCCGGTTTCCAGCCCCGCCTCGAACACTCCTCGGACGACTTCCGCGCGGTCGTCGCTCTCGCGTCGGCCGACGCGGGCGTGGCGCTGGTACCGCGCTCGGCGCTGCGCGGCATGGACCTCGCGGGGGTCGTCGTCCGGCCCGTGGACGGGGTGGCACCCACGCGCCGGGTGTTCGCGGCCGTGCGCCGGGGCGCGGAGGAGCACCCGTTGATCAGGCCGGTGCTGGACGCGCTCGGGGAGGTGGCGGGGCAGTGA
- a CDS encoding glycine C-acetyltransferase: MFDSVRDDLRATLDEIRAAGLHKPERVIDTPQSATVNVAAGGRPGEVLNFCANNYLGLADHPEVIAAAHEALDRWGYGMASVRFICGTQEVHKELEARLSAFLGQEDTILYSSCFDANGGVFETILGPEDAVISDALNHASIIDGIRLSKARRFRYANRDLADLERQLKDASDARRRLIVTDGVFSMDGYVAPLREICDLADRYDAMVMVDDSHAVGFVGPGGRGTPELHGVMDRVDIITGTLGKALGGASGGYVAARAEIVALLRQRSRPYLFSNTLAPVIAAASLKVLDLLESADDLRIRLAENTALFRRRMTEEGFDILAGDHAIAPVMIGDASVAGRMAELLLERGVYVIGFSYPVVPQGQARIRVQLSAAHSTDDVNRAVDAFVAARAELEA; encoded by the coding sequence ATGTTCGACTCCGTGCGCGACGACCTGCGCGCCACCCTCGACGAGATCCGCGCCGCCGGGCTGCACAAGCCCGAGCGCGTCATCGACACCCCGCAGTCCGCGACCGTGAACGTCGCCGCGGGCGGCCGTCCCGGCGAGGTCCTCAACTTCTGCGCCAACAACTACCTCGGTCTCGCCGACCACCCCGAGGTGATCGCCGCCGCCCACGAGGCCCTCGACCGCTGGGGCTACGGCATGGCCTCGGTGCGCTTCATCTGCGGCACGCAGGAGGTGCACAAGGAACTGGAGGCCAGGCTCTCCGCGTTCCTCGGCCAGGAGGACACGATCCTGTATTCCTCCTGCTTCGACGCCAACGGCGGTGTGTTCGAGACGATCCTCGGCCCGGAGGACGCGGTGATCTCCGACGCCCTCAACCACGCGTCGATCATCGACGGAATCCGGCTGTCCAAGGCCCGCCGCTTCCGGTACGCCAACCGTGATCTGGCCGACCTCGAGCGCCAGTTGAAGGACGCGTCGGACGCGCGGCGCCGGCTGATCGTCACCGACGGCGTCTTCTCCATGGACGGCTATGTGGCCCCGCTGCGCGAGATCTGCGACCTCGCCGACCGCTACGACGCCATGGTCATGGTCGACGACTCGCACGCGGTCGGCTTCGTCGGCCCCGGCGGCCGCGGCACCCCCGAGCTGCACGGCGTCATGGATCGCGTCGACATCATCACCGGAACCCTCGGCAAGGCCCTCGGCGGCGCGTCCGGCGGTTACGTCGCGGCCCGCGCCGAGATCGTCGCCCTGCTGCGCCAGCGCTCCCGGCCGTACCTCTTCTCCAACACCCTGGCCCCGGTGATCGCGGCCGCCTCCCTCAAGGTCCTCGACCTGCTGGAGTCGGCGGACGACCTGCGGATCCGGCTGGCCGAGAACACCGCGCTGTTCCGCCGCCGGATGACCGAGGAGGGCTTCGACATCCTCGCCGGCGACCACGCCATCGCCCCGGTGATGATCGGCGACGCGTCCGTCGCCGGCCGGATGGCGGAGCTGCTGCTGGAACGCGGCGTGTACGTGATCGGCTTCTCCTACCCGGTGGTGCCGCAGGGCCAGGCCCGTATCCGCGTCCAGCTGTCCGCCGCGCACTCGACGGACGACGTCAACCGTGCCGTCGACGCCTTCGTCGCGGCCCGGGCGGAACTGGAAGCCTGA
- a CDS encoding helix-turn-helix domain-containing protein, producing MKHVVDDGETPDTVDTLLGARLAELRAERGWSLGELAERSGISRSTLSRAERAEISPTASLLNRLCHVYGRTMSQLLSEVESEPALLVRAAEQPVWEDRSSGFVRRSVSPPHGGLRAELVEGRLTEGADIAYDRPPVPGLEQHIWVLEGALDVTVQEAEHRLDAGDCLRMRVWGPTRFRCAGPGAVRYVLAVVLP from the coding sequence ATGAAACACGTCGTGGACGATGGCGAGACCCCGGACACGGTCGACACCCTCCTCGGTGCCCGCCTGGCCGAACTGCGGGCCGAACGTGGCTGGTCCCTCGGCGAGTTGGCGGAGCGCAGCGGCATCAGCCGCTCGACCCTGTCCCGTGCCGAGCGGGCGGAGATCAGCCCCACCGCCTCGCTGCTGAACCGCCTGTGCCATGTCTACGGCCGGACCATGTCCCAGCTGCTCAGCGAGGTCGAGTCCGAGCCCGCGCTGCTGGTGCGGGCGGCCGAGCAGCCGGTGTGGGAGGACCGTTCCTCCGGGTTCGTGCGACGGTCCGTGTCGCCGCCGCACGGCGGGCTGCGCGCGGAACTCGTCGAGGGCCGGCTCACCGAGGGCGCCGACATCGCGTACGACCGGCCGCCCGTTCCGGGGCTGGAGCAGCACATCTGGGTGCTGGAGGGGGCGCTCGACGTGACGGTTCAGGAAGCCGAGCACCGGCTCGACGCGGGGGACTGTCTGCGGATGCGGGTGTGGGGGCCCACACGGTTCCGGTGCGCGGGGCCCGGAGCGGTGCGGTACGTGCTGGCGGTGGTGCTGCCGTGA
- the tdh gene encoding L-threonine 3-dehydrogenase, whose amino-acid sequence MKALVKEKAEPGLWLVDVPEPAVGPGDVLIKVLRTGICGTDLHIRSWDGWAQQAIRTPLVLGHEFVGEVVETGRDVTDIAAGDRVSGEGHLVCGKCRNCLAGRRHLCRATVGLGVGRDGAFAEYVALPAANVWVHRAPVDLDVAAIFDPFGNAVHTALSFPLVGEDVLITGAGPIGLMAAAVARHAGARNVVITDVSEERLELARKIGVSLALNVAQTQIADGQRELGLREGFDIGLEMSGRPEAMRDMIANMTHGGRIAMLGLPAQEFPVDWARIVTSMITIKGIYGREMFETWYAMSVLLEAGLDLAPVITGRYGYRDFEAAFADAASGRGGKVILDWTA is encoded by the coding sequence GTGAAGGCGCTGGTCAAGGAGAAGGCGGAGCCCGGGCTGTGGCTCGTGGACGTCCCGGAGCCGGCCGTCGGACCGGGCGACGTACTGATCAAGGTGCTGCGCACCGGCATCTGCGGCACCGACCTGCACATCCGGTCCTGGGACGGCTGGGCGCAGCAGGCGATCCGCACCCCGCTCGTGCTCGGGCACGAGTTCGTCGGCGAGGTCGTCGAGACCGGCCGTGACGTCACCGACATCGCCGCCGGCGACCGGGTCAGCGGTGAGGGCCATCTGGTGTGCGGCAAGTGCCGCAACTGCCTGGCCGGCCGCCGTCATCTGTGCCGTGCCACCGTCGGCCTCGGCGTCGGACGCGACGGCGCCTTCGCCGAGTACGTCGCCCTGCCCGCCGCCAATGTCTGGGTGCACCGGGCTCCCGTCGACCTCGACGTCGCCGCGATCTTCGACCCGTTCGGCAACGCCGTGCACACCGCGCTGTCCTTCCCGCTGGTCGGCGAGGACGTGCTCATCACGGGTGCCGGACCGATCGGGCTGATGGCCGCCGCCGTCGCCCGGCACGCGGGTGCCCGCAACGTCGTGATCACCGACGTCAGCGAGGAGCGGCTGGAGCTGGCCCGCAAGATCGGTGTGAGCCTGGCGCTGAATGTGGCGCAGACTCAGATCGCCGACGGGCAGCGGGAGCTGGGGCTGCGCGAGGGCTTCGACATCGGCCTGGAGATGTCCGGCCGCCCCGAGGCGATGCGCGACATGATCGCCAACATGACGCACGGCGGCCGGATCGCCATGCTCGGCCTGCCCGCGCAGGAGTTCCCGGTCGACTGGGCCCGGATCGTCACCTCGATGATCACGATCAAGGGCATCTACGGCCGTGAGATGTTCGAGACCTGGTACGCGATGTCGGTGCTCCTGGAGGCCGGCCTCGACCTCGCCCCCGTGATCACCGGCCGGTACGGCTACCGCGACTTCGAGGCGGCGTTCGCCGACGCGGCGAGCGGCCGTGGCGGCAAGGTCATCCTCGACTGGACCGCGTAA
- a CDS encoding glutamine synthetase family protein encodes MTTLADPVPGGRPGDVERAGALSGELSGRGVHGIVLAYVDTAGIARVKTIPTAKLASAAAWGVGMSPVFDTFLAGDSIVTTDVLGSPDGDLRLYPDLDPLVELSAQPGWAWAPVDRITQEGERHPACSRTFLRRTVLEAAERHDVIFKASIEIEWAVAQPPGPDGEFVPAVTGPAYSAARQVELSDCAAELLAALARQGVEVDQFHPEYAAGQFELSVAALDPVAAADRSVLVRQTIRAVARRHGLAVSFAPAVLGQGVGNGGHVHLSAWREGINLHAGGDRRHGMRPEAESLAAGILAHLPALTAVTAPSPASHLRLRPSQWAGVFTAWGRETREAGLRVVTGTAGHRAEAANLEVKPVDLAANPYLALGCLIAAGLDGLTSSARLPQEITGDPAHLDAQEAAARGVRRLPASLTEAVAEFRTNEPLRAALGPVLADAVIAVRQGEVDAVAGLDDDQVAAAYRWKY; translated from the coding sequence ATGACCACCCTTGCCGATCCCGTCCCGGGCGGGCGTCCCGGTGACGTCGAGCGGGCGGGCGCGCTGAGCGGCGAGCTGTCCGGGCGGGGCGTGCACGGGATCGTCCTGGCCTACGTCGACACGGCGGGCATCGCCCGGGTGAAGACGATCCCGACGGCGAAGCTCGCCTCCGCGGCGGCCTGGGGTGTCGGGATGTCGCCGGTGTTCGACACCTTCCTGGCAGGTGACTCCATCGTCACCACGGACGTCCTCGGCTCCCCGGACGGCGACCTGCGCCTCTATCCCGACCTCGACCCGCTGGTGGAGCTGTCCGCACAGCCCGGCTGGGCGTGGGCGCCGGTCGACCGGATCACCCAGGAGGGCGAGCGGCATCCCGCGTGCAGCCGTACGTTCCTGCGGCGAACGGTCCTTGAGGCCGCCGAGCGGCACGACGTCATCTTCAAGGCGAGCATCGAGATCGAGTGGGCCGTCGCTCAACCCCCGGGCCCCGACGGCGAGTTCGTGCCCGCGGTCACGGGTCCGGCGTACAGCGCCGCCCGCCAGGTCGAGTTGAGCGACTGCGCCGCCGAGCTGCTGGCGGCGCTCGCGCGGCAGGGCGTGGAGGTCGACCAGTTCCATCCGGAGTACGCGGCGGGGCAGTTCGAGCTGTCGGTGGCCGCGCTCGATCCGGTGGCGGCGGCCGACCGCAGCGTGCTGGTGCGGCAGACGATCCGGGCGGTGGCCCGGCGCCACGGGCTCGCGGTGTCCTTCGCCCCCGCGGTCCTCGGTCAGGGCGTCGGCAACGGCGGCCATGTCCACCTCTCCGCCTGGCGCGAGGGGATCAATCTGCACGCGGGCGGTGACCGCCGCCACGGCATGCGGCCCGAGGCCGAGTCCCTCGCGGCCGGCATCCTCGCCCACCTCCCCGCCCTCACGGCCGTGACCGCGCCGAGCCCGGCGAGCCATCTGCGGCTCAGACCCTCGCAGTGGGCCGGGGTGTTCACCGCGTGGGGCCGGGAAACGCGGGAGGCCGGGCTGCGTGTCGTCACCGGCACGGCAGGCCATCGCGCCGAGGCTGCCAACCTGGAGGTCAAGCCGGTGGACCTGGCCGCCAACCCGTACCTCGCCCTCGGCTGCCTGATCGCCGCCGGGCTGGACGGACTGACGTCGAGCGCGCGGCTGCCGCAGGAGATCACCGGCGATCCGGCGCATCTGGACGCCCAGGAGGCGGCTGCCCGGGGTGTCCGCAGGCTGCCGGCCTCGCTCACGGAGGCCGTGGCGGAGTTCCGTACGAACGAGCCGCTGCGGGCCGCGCTGGGCCCGGTCCTCGCCGACGCCGTGATCGCCGTACGGCAGGGCGAGGTCGACGCCGTCGCCGGGCTGGACGACGACCAGGTCGCGGCGGCGTACCGCTGGAAGTACTGA
- a CDS encoding MmcQ/YjbR family DNA-binding protein, giving the protein MPDAEDVRRIALSLPDTTEKIAWSMPTFRVAGKMFATLPEDETSIAVRCPKEERDELVLAEPDKFWIADHEAQFAWVRAWLSALDDEDELRDILADSWRQAAPSSLLEAHPELGPATAE; this is encoded by the coding sequence ATGCCGGATGCCGAAGACGTACGCCGTATCGCACTGTCCCTGCCGGATACGACGGAGAAGATCGCCTGGAGCATGCCCACGTTCCGGGTCGCGGGCAAGATGTTCGCCACGCTGCCCGAGGACGAGACCTCCATCGCCGTGCGCTGTCCCAAGGAGGAGCGCGACGAACTGGTGCTGGCCGAGCCGGACAAGTTCTGGATCGCCGACCACGAGGCGCAGTTCGCCTGGGTGAGAGCTTGGCTCTCCGCCCTGGACGACGAGGACGAACTGCGCGACATCCTCGCCGACTCCTGGCGCCAGGCGGCACCGTCGAGCCTGCTGGAGGCACATCCCGAGTTGGGGCCGGCAACGGCGGAGTGA